Genomic DNA from Solanum pennellii chromosome 3, SPENNV200:
ATGCATCTATGCCGACATTTGAGGAGGAAAGACATCTAGGGGTTCTTATATCCTGGGTCAGGGCTCATACCGTTCACAGCAGCGACCTACAGGGCGAGGAAATTATAGTGGGTTTTCAGGGTCCACACAACAGTTCCCAGGTCagagattttgttttacttgtggagaTCCCGATCATCTAATGCGGCAGTGTACTTCACAAAGGGGTCGTGGTGGGCCTCGACCTAAATCTTCATTCCAGACTAGACCACCAGCACCACAGGGGAGAGGTCGTGGCAGAGTTCAGTCATGTAGAGGTGATAGAGTTTCTAGTAGTGGTGTTGCAGCTCAGCAAAGTGGGGGTAGAGGTACCACCCAGGATGGAGGTGGATGAGGAGGCCACtgctatgctttccccgggagacATGAGGCGGAGACCTCTGATGCTGTTATTACAGGTATCATCCCAGTATGCCATCGACCTGCGtctgtgttgtttgatccaggTTCTACATTCTCTTATCTGTTTACGTATTTTGctgctaaatttgatatgatatgtgatagcatgactgtacctatttgtgtttctacacccgtgggtaagcccttagtggtggatcgagtgtATCGATCCTGTCTTATTTCATTGGCTGGGTATAacacttgggtagacttaatcattctgggtatggtagactttgatgttatctttGGTATGGATTGACTTTCTCCTTATCATGCtgtccttgattgtaatgctaagactgtGATTTTAGCAAAGCCTGGTATTCCGAGGGTTGAGTGGAAGAGTGTTAGTTGTTCTTATCCTagcaaggttatctcttttatttgTGCTCAGAGATTGATGGAGAGggggtgtttgtcttacttagcgTTTATTCGGGATGCTAGTGTTGATATACTTaatctaaagaacctgtttcccaaaaagagtatgatgtggaggcttgagtcctcgtAGATGTGTTTGGTAatgttgtaaatgattcttatacttgttgctatcacctgttaaggatattagttgattttatgttattatctgaaatatattgctttctattttgagttggccgatgatacctactcagtacttgtgttttgtactgacccctacttgtaattgttttctttgttatttgtatagtgcagcaaacgtgccgtcgtattcaactcaaccgcaactctagccagtcttcatcacgtcggatctcagggtgagctaatgcttctagcttggactggatcttctccttcatgtcttgatgccttgaagttccggcatggactagctgtttatttattttagctttctagatattcttagatttagtatttgaggatagatgttcttgtggtgatgacttccagtttttgggaataataattaatgagtttaagtcttccgcattatattatgttattatggttgaactgttggggtttagattggttggttcgctcacatagtaggataagtgtgggtgccactcgcgacccgttttgggtcgtgacattgtCTTACTTAGCGTTTATTCGGGATGCTAGTGTTGAACCACCTCCCATGGACTCTATTCCCGTGGTTCAGGAGTTTCGTgatgtatttccttctgatcttctaggtgttcctcccgatagagatatcgattttgctattgatttggagccgagaactaagcctatttctatccctccataCCGTATGGCTCCaacagagttgaaagaattgaaggatcagttgcaggatttattgagtaagggttttattcgccctagtgtgtcaccttggggtgcccctgtattatttgtgaagaagaacgATAGGActatgagaatgtgtattgattacagacagttgaacaaggtaacagtgaagaataagtatcctcttccgcgtATTAATGACTTTTTTGATCAGTTACAGGGAGCATAattgttctctaagattgatttgaggtctgggtaacatcagttgaagattagggcatcagatatccctaagacagctTTTCGGACTCGgaatgggcattatgagttcctagtgatgtccttCGGATTAACTAATGCCCCTGCAGtattcatggagttgatgaatggggtgtttcgaccatatcttgattcttttgtgattgttttcatcgatgacatcttggtttacTCCAAGACTAAGGAGGACCATGCCCGACACTTGAGGATTGTACTTcagaggttgagagaagagaaattgtatgccaagttctcaaagtgtgagttctggcttACTTCTGTGACATTCTTAGGACATGTGGTGTCTAAggagggtattagagtagatccgGCCAAGATTGAGGAAGTTAGAGGCTGGACGCGACCTACTTCACCTAGTGagattaggagttttgtgggattggcaggctattatcgacgatttgttcagagtttctctactattgcagctccaTTGACTATATTGACTCGACATGATGTGGGTTTTCAGTGGTCTGATGAGTGTGAGGAGagctttcaaaagctcaagactttgttgacttctgctcctgtgttgactctacctgaggagggtgtagactttactgtgtattgtgatgcttcaggagttggtttgggtggtgtgttgatgcagaaggggaaagtgattgcttatgcttctaggcagtTGAAatcccatgagaagaactaccctactcatgatttggagttggcggctgtggtatttgtacttaagttatggcgtcattatttgtatggggtgCATTGTGAGATCTTCACTGATCATCGGAGTCTTCAGTATATCTTTAGCCAGAtggatttgaacttgaggcagcggagatggcttgagttggtgaaggactatgatgtgaccattctgtatcatccaggaaaggccaatgttgtggccgatgctttgagtaggaagaCTCCTAGCATGGGGAGTCTTGCAGCGCTTAGTATTATGGAgagaccattggctagagatgtgCAAATATTAGCTAACAGTCTTGTCCGCTTGCAGATTTCAGAAGAGAGTGATgggatgattgcttttattgaggctcggtcttctttagtcgagcaaatccgtgcacaccagtttgatgatgaaaaattttGTCTCATTCGAGACAAAGTATTGAGAGGGGAAGCTAAGGAGGCTGTCCTTGATTTTGATGGTGTCTTGCGGATCGGAGGCAGAATTTGTGTGCCCAGGACAGGcgatttgattagattgattCTTGAGAAGGCCCATTTACTCggtattccatccatccgggagcggcgaagatgtatcatgatctgagtCAGCATTACTGGTGGTGTGGACTGAAGAGAGATATTACAGACTTTGTTTCgaggtgtttgacttgccagcaggtcaagtgtgagcaccagcggcccgggggtgtatctcagaggatgcctattcctacttggaagtgggagcggattactatggactttgttgtgggtttgcctaCCACAGCGAGTGgttatgactccatttgggttattgttgataggctgaccaagtctgcccactttattccGGTTAGGGTGAAGTATACGGCAGAGAAGTTAGCCGAGCTATATATCAGTCAGATTGTGCGACTACATGGAGTTCCAATTTCCATAATATCGGATCGGggttcactatttacttctcatttctggaaggcattacaacatggtctgggtactcagttagatatgagttcggcatttcaccctcagacagatggtcaaTCTGAGCGGACCattcaggtattggaagatatgcttcgagcgtgtgtgatcgattttGGTACTAGATGGGATCAACATTTACCATTagcggagtttgcctataataacagttatcactctagtatcaagatggccccatttgaggcattgtatggaaGACGGTGTAGGTCTCCGATTGGTTTGTTTGATTCGGCGgagatggactctttggatacAGACTTGCTTAGAGATGCTATGGAGCAAGTCCGTATGATTCAGTATAGATTATTGACAGCTCAGAGTCGACAGAAGAGTTATGCAAACCGGAGAGTTAGAGCCTTggtgtttatggagggtgatcatgtttggctccgagtatcacccatgaagggtgtgatgaggtttggaaagaagggcaagcttatccctaggttcattggaccttttgagattttgaaccgagtgggagaggtggcctataagTTGGCCTTGCCACCTAGTTTGTCGATAGTTCATCCTgtttttcatgtctctatgcttcggAAGTATATTCCGGATGAATCTCATGTGCTTTCACTTTATTCTGTGGAGTTGGGTCCAGACTTGAcatatgaggaggagcctatagctATTTTGGATAGGCAGGTTGGAAAGCTTAGGACCAAGGAGATTCCTTCAGTGAAGGTGCAATGGAAGCACCGATCAGTGGGAGAGGCAACTTGGGAGACTGAGTCTGACATGCGTGCTAGATATCCACAACTTTTTTAAGCTTCAGGTACTTTCTTTTaccttatgttcgaggacgaacatgatttttagtggtggataatgtaatgactcGGACccgaaaaagttattttttgataattttgaatagtcatttaactatattaattaatttgggggtaatttagttatttttaataataatgggTCAAGtctgaaatattaatataagtTAATAAGGAGTGCTACTTTTAATAACATAagtaatttagaagaaaaaaaacgaaAGAAAAAAACGTG
This window encodes:
- the LOC107013226 gene encoding cold shock protein 2-like, with amino-acid sequence MEREEFGDPKRARISGQFHGASSGGRGSQRGSYRSQQRPTGRGNYSGFSGSTQQFPGQRFCFTCGDPDHLMRQCTSQRGRGGPRPKSSFQTRPPAPQGRGRGRVQSCRGDRVSSSGVAAQQSGGRGTTQDGGG